A region from the Desulfomarina profundi genome encodes:
- a CDS encoding 5-formyltetrahydrofolate cyclo-ligase: MTDPSQLRKNILTTRNNLPREELLQKSDTIRQTVLNNKMIMSKNTFFVYVSFRSEVATFDLINDLLKAGKNVTVPITRTETKRLDAIRIKNLEEDLVPGYCDIPEPPESLCRTNKVDPSEIEVIILPGSVFDERGGRFGYGGGFYDRFVSAIPKSLRVGLAFELQIVERAPLQPHDELLDLIITEKRIIAGRKI; encoded by the coding sequence ATGACAGACCCATCACAACTTCGCAAAAACATTCTTACAACCCGAAACAATCTTCCCAGGGAAGAACTCCTGCAAAAAAGTGACACTATAAGACAAACAGTATTAAATAACAAAATGATCATGTCAAAAAACACGTTTTTTGTATACGTGAGCTTTCGCAGTGAAGTAGCAACCTTTGACCTGATCAATGACCTTCTCAAGGCTGGAAAAAACGTTACGGTTCCCATCACCAGAACAGAAACAAAACGTCTTGATGCCATTCGTATCAAAAACTTGGAAGAGGACCTTGTCCCCGGCTATTGTGATATCCCGGAGCCGCCGGAATCACTATGCCGGACAAACAAGGTCGATCCATCAGAAATTGAAGTTATCATTCTCCCCGGTTCCGTCTTTGATGAACGGGGTGGAAGATTCGGATATGGAGGGGGTTTTTACGACAGGTTCGTATCAGCAATCCCAAAAAGCCTGAGAGTCGGACTGGCATTCGAGCTGCAGATTGTTGAAAGAGCACCCCTGCAACCCCATGATGAACTGCTGGACCTCATCATTACGGAAAAAAGAATAATTGCAGGGCGGAAAATTTGA
- a CDS encoding ferredoxin, giving the protein MKAKITSQCMGDRNCNKLCPEVFEYDEDQLLSIVKFDEIPAHLETIVRQAADECGADAIIIEE; this is encoded by the coding sequence ATGAAAGCTAAAATTACCAGCCAGTGCATGGGTGATAGAAACTGCAATAAACTCTGCCCTGAAGTATTTGAATATGATGAAGACCAACTCCTTTCTATCGTGAAATTTGATGAAATTCCTGCTCATCTTGAAACTATTGTACGACAGGCGGCGGATGAATGTGGTGCCGATGCCATTATAATTGAAGAATAG
- the fdhF gene encoding formate dehydrogenase subunit alpha — protein MINLTIDDKQIEVAEGTTVLEAAQQLDIDIPTLCHDSRLKPFGACRLCVVEIEGMAKPVTSCTTPATEGMTVKTRTPRLQRLRKTTVELLLSDHPNDCMVCVSAGDCKLQDLAYAFGIRKNRFAGEMRDHNRVDKNPFIYRVQDKCVMCGLCVRVCEEVQGVGAIGFAERGFEATITPPFGHDLDCEFCGQCVSVCPTGALSGKVWMGKPRLTGVEKTDTTCTYCGCGCNITLHSHGDEVFKVTSDADNHNRGWLCVKGRFGFEFINSKDRLTTPLIRREKGGDLEPASWDEALDLVASRLLDIKKEHGSDAVAGLTSARCTNEENYLFQKMFRAGLGTNNVDHCARYUHSATVAGLAAKFGSGAMTNSVAEIAENDAIFVIGSNTTENHPIIALRMKEAVRNGSQLIVADPRKIPLVKHATLWLRHRPGTDAVLLSTMMNVILAEGLEDKDFIAARTEGYDEFVKSLEPFTLEYGAKITGVPAEDIKKAAQIYAGAGSAGIYYAMGITQHVMGTNNVLAVGNLAMLTGNLGKRAAGVNPLRGQNNVQGACDMGGLPNVYPGYQKVDNPEIQKKFEEAWGVALSPSPGLAATEMTGAMISGALKGMYIYGENPAMSDPNTTHSVKAFKNLKFLVVQDIFMTETAQLADVVLPGTSFAEKDGTFTCSERRVQRVRKAVNSPGEAKTDLVIIDQVYKRIVGEGSLEEGPDPSEIFDEAAALWPAMAGMSYARLDKQSLQWPCPTEDHPGTEYLFAESFSRENGKALFSAVPFVASDELPDKEYPFVLTTGRELFHYHTGTMTRRSKGLDKVAPEPFVEVNPADADILGVINGEKLTVTSRRGTIRVKARVSKIVPQNVVFIPFHYREAAANLLTSDAMDPVCKIMEAKVCAVQLQK, from the coding sequence ATGATCAATCTTACCATAGATGATAAACAGATAGAAGTGGCTGAAGGAACAACCGTTCTTGAAGCGGCCCAGCAACTTGATATTGACATTCCTACCCTCTGCCACGACTCCCGTCTGAAACCGTTTGGTGCATGTCGTCTCTGTGTAGTTGAGATAGAGGGGATGGCGAAGCCGGTAACTTCATGTACAACACCAGCAACAGAAGGGATGACGGTCAAGACCCGTACTCCCCGGTTACAGAGACTGCGGAAAACCACGGTTGAACTCCTGTTATCCGATCACCCCAATGACTGTATGGTTTGTGTGAGCGCGGGAGACTGTAAGTTGCAGGATCTGGCGTATGCCTTCGGAATCCGTAAGAACAGGTTTGCCGGAGAGATGAGGGATCATAACCGTGTTGATAAAAATCCCTTTATTTACAGGGTACAGGATAAGTGTGTCATGTGCGGTCTCTGTGTGAGGGTCTGTGAAGAAGTCCAGGGTGTTGGTGCCATCGGTTTTGCCGAAAGGGGCTTTGAGGCCACAATTACACCACCTTTTGGTCATGACCTTGATTGTGAATTCTGTGGTCAATGTGTTTCAGTCTGTCCCACGGGAGCACTTTCCGGAAAAGTGTGGATGGGGAAACCACGCCTGACTGGTGTAGAGAAAACAGATACAACCTGTACATATTGCGGTTGTGGCTGCAATATCACGCTGCACAGCCATGGGGACGAGGTTTTTAAGGTTACTTCTGACGCTGACAATCACAATCGTGGCTGGCTTTGCGTCAAAGGTCGTTTCGGTTTCGAATTCATTAACAGCAAGGATCGTCTCACTACCCCTCTTATCAGAAGGGAGAAGGGCGGCGATCTGGAACCGGCAAGCTGGGACGAAGCTCTTGATCTCGTCGCTTCCAGACTGCTGGATATTAAAAAAGAACATGGGTCTGATGCTGTAGCCGGCCTCACTTCCGCGCGATGCACCAATGAAGAGAATTATCTCTTTCAGAAAATGTTCAGGGCGGGGTTGGGAACAAATAATGTTGATCACTGTGCCCGATACTGACACAGTGCTACTGTGGCCGGTCTGGCCGCAAAATTCGGTTCTGGTGCAATGACCAATTCGGTTGCTGAAATTGCAGAAAATGATGCGATTTTTGTCATCGGTTCCAATACGACTGAAAATCATCCAATTATTGCTCTGAGAATGAAGGAGGCTGTTCGCAACGGTTCTCAGCTCATTGTAGCAGATCCAAGGAAAATCCCTCTGGTGAAACATGCTACGCTCTGGCTGCGTCATCGACCCGGAACTGATGCCGTACTGCTCAGTACCATGATGAATGTGATCCTGGCTGAAGGTCTGGAAGATAAGGATTTCATTGCCGCAAGAACAGAAGGGTACGATGAATTCGTGAAATCTCTGGAACCGTTTACTCTCGAATATGGGGCAAAAATTACAGGGGTTCCGGCAGAGGACATAAAAAAGGCAGCACAGATTTATGCGGGTGCCGGAAGTGCCGGTATTTATTACGCCATGGGTATTACCCAGCATGTTATGGGAACCAATAATGTCCTGGCCGTCGGAAATCTTGCCATGTTGACTGGTAATCTTGGCAAGAGAGCTGCCGGAGTTAACCCACTGCGTGGACAGAACAACGTTCAAGGTGCCTGTGATATGGGTGGCCTGCCCAATGTTTATCCGGGATACCAGAAGGTAGATAACCCTGAGATTCAAAAGAAATTTGAAGAAGCCTGGGGGGTTGCTCTCTCTCCGTCTCCCGGTCTTGCTGCAACAGAAATGACCGGTGCCATGATTTCGGGTGCATTGAAAGGGATGTATATTTATGGTGAAAATCCGGCCATGTCTGATCCTAATACAACCCATTCGGTCAAAGCTTTCAAGAATCTGAAATTTCTTGTTGTTCAGGATATTTTCATGACAGAGACTGCACAGCTTGCTGACGTTGTGCTGCCCGGTACATCTTTTGCCGAAAAAGATGGCACCTTTACCTGTTCTGAAAGAAGAGTGCAGCGGGTGAGAAAGGCTGTCAATTCACCTGGTGAGGCAAAAACTGATCTGGTAATAATTGACCAGGTGTATAAACGTATTGTGGGTGAGGGAAGCCTGGAAGAGGGGCCGGATCCGTCAGAAATATTTGACGAGGCAGCCGCACTCTGGCCGGCTATGGCCGGAATGAGTTATGCCCGCCTCGATAAGCAGAGTCTGCAATGGCCCTGTCCGACTGAGGATCATCCTGGTACTGAGTATCTTTTTGCAGAGAGTTTCAGCAGGGAGAACGGCAAGGCACTTTTCAGCGCTGTCCCCTTTGTTGCTTCTGATGAACTGCCGGACAAGGAATATCCTTTTGTCCTTACAACCGGGCGGGAACTCTTTCATTATCACACCGGAACCATGACCCGTCGCTCAAAAGGTCTGGATAAGGTTGCTCCGGAGCCCTTTGTTGAGGTAAATCCTGCTGATGCCGATATCCTTGGAGTGATTAATGGCGAGAAATTGACTGTAACTTCCCGTCGTGGAACCATCAGGGTTAAAGCCCGGGTTTCTAAGATTGTTCCACAGAATGTTGTTTTTATACCATTTCATTACAGGGAAGCCGCGGCCAATCTCCTGACCAGTGATGCCATGGATCCTGTCTGTAAGATTATGGAGGCCAAGGTCTGCGCAGTACAGTTGCAGAAATAG
- a CDS encoding ATP-binding response regulator: MTSQAEKQFHRQPKILVIDDEARIRDACRIVLTDRGYSVEVAPDGEQGLQMIQERHFDIILVDLMLPSISGFDVLSQVRSRHPDTVVIVITGYATLEHSIEAMKKGAFDFIPKPFTPDQLRAVVNKSLRYTMALQDITDSKSRLKIMVNRLTDGVMTTDSEKNIVQANPSFLHMIGYHGEEVIGKQVENIISNQEIRDAIDKALAMEPTTFSEITNEIQLIDDKGEDKVYSARCAPFRGRTNENLGTITVLHDITALKKMDQMKSDFVSMVSHEIRSPMNSLLMQLKIILDGLAGDITEKQKEILERASEKILSLNHLVTELLDLSRIESGLIAHEKEQVDLTSLLHEQVSFHSPYANEKQTTIELEIEENLPKIFANRQNMEEVFSNLITNSIKYSPTGSSVRISAVHENDYIKTEISDTGYGISEEDLPNIFTRFFRAKDENTRDIQGTGLGLAIVKSIVDSHHGKISVTSVKNSGTTFTVLLPVTHQ, encoded by the coding sequence ATGACCAGCCAGGCAGAAAAACAATTCCATAGACAACCCAAAATTCTTGTTATCGACGACGAAGCGAGAATTCGCGATGCCTGCAGAATAGTACTGACCGATAGAGGTTACAGTGTGGAAGTTGCCCCGGACGGGGAACAGGGACTGCAGATGATACAGGAGCGCCATTTTGATATCATTCTTGTGGATCTCATGCTACCCTCGATTTCAGGCTTTGATGTTCTCTCACAGGTACGGTCAAGACACCCTGACACAGTTGTCATAGTTATAACCGGGTACGCAACACTGGAACATTCCATTGAAGCCATGAAAAAAGGAGCTTTTGATTTTATTCCAAAACCCTTTACACCGGACCAGCTCAGGGCGGTTGTCAACAAATCCCTGCGATACACCATGGCTCTCCAGGATATTACCGACTCCAAATCCCGCCTGAAGATCATGGTGAACAGGTTGACAGACGGTGTGATGACCACTGATTCAGAAAAAAATATTGTCCAGGCCAATCCATCCTTTCTCCATATGATAGGCTATCATGGTGAAGAAGTCATAGGTAAACAGGTGGAAAATATTATTTCCAATCAGGAGATCAGGGACGCAATTGACAAAGCTCTAGCAATGGAACCAACCACTTTTTCTGAAATCACGAATGAAATACAGTTAATTGACGATAAGGGAGAGGACAAGGTCTACAGCGCCAGATGCGCTCCTTTCAGAGGGAGAACCAACGAGAACCTTGGTACAATTACCGTGCTCCACGATATTACGGCCCTGAAGAAAATGGACCAGATGAAATCGGATTTTGTCTCCATGGTTTCCCACGAAATTCGAAGCCCGATGAACTCACTGCTGATGCAGCTCAAAATTATCCTCGACGGGTTGGCCGGTGATATTACTGAAAAACAGAAAGAGATCCTGGAAAGGGCTTCTGAAAAAATTCTCAGCCTCAATCATCTTGTCACTGAACTCCTTGATCTTTCCAGGATTGAATCCGGCCTGATTGCCCATGAGAAGGAACAGGTTGATCTGACATCCCTGCTGCATGAGCAGGTATCCTTCCATTCACCTTACGCAAATGAAAAACAGACCACGATTGAACTTGAAATTGAGGAAAACCTGCCGAAAATATTTGCCAACAGGCAGAACATGGAAGAAGTTTTTTCCAACCTGATTACAAACAGCATAAAATACTCCCCGACAGGAAGCTCTGTGAGAATCTCAGCAGTTCATGAAAATGACTACATCAAAACGGAAATAAGTGATACCGGTTATGGAATCAGTGAAGAGGATCTTCCCAATATCTTCACCAGGTTTTTCAGAGCAAAAGATGAAAACACCCGGGATATTCAAGGAACAGGTCTGGGACTTGCCATAGTCAAAAGCATTGTAGATTCCCACCATGGAAAAATCAGTGTAACAAGTGTCAAAAACAGCGGAACAACGTTCACGGTTCTTCTTCCTGTTACTCATCAATAA
- a CDS encoding DUF2279 domain-containing protein, whose translation MNNRKTAYLTILTFFVLIAATPLNSLAIQNTPAASSATGDVLSEGGWWSDLPKEEKMFYTTTASAAIIGIWGLATWDYGSSGLHKADEGWFEKDSKYGGADKLGHFWATYTFSDALTGLYKSWGYDSQKANTYGALSAWVVQAAMEIGDATSESQGFSWEDMVMNTFGALTSMLMENYPELDRKIDFRVEYYFNVDVNNIFDDYSNQYYSIALKLDGFDVMENTFLKYLELHAGYYSRGYDTEEVSKNRAFYGGITINLSRFFYQNDFKKTGKVLEYLQLPYTVLKASHELD comes from the coding sequence ATGAACAATAGAAAAACCGCATACCTGACAATACTCACCTTTTTCGTTTTGATCGCAGCGACTCCCTTAAATTCTCTAGCCATCCAGAATACTCCTGCTGCTTCTTCCGCCACCGGTGACGTCCTGTCTGAAGGAGGCTGGTGGAGCGATCTGCCCAAAGAAGAAAAAATGTTTTATACAACAACAGCTTCAGCAGCAATTATCGGGATATGGGGGCTGGCAACATGGGATTATGGTTCTTCAGGACTTCATAAGGCGGATGAAGGCTGGTTTGAAAAAGACTCAAAATATGGTGGTGCTGATAAACTCGGACATTTCTGGGCAACCTACACATTTTCGGACGCTCTCACCGGCCTTTACAAAAGCTGGGGATATGACTCCCAAAAAGCAAATACATATGGTGCCCTCTCTGCATGGGTTGTTCAGGCAGCCATGGAAATTGGTGACGCCACCAGTGAATCCCAGGGATTTTCCTGGGAAGATATGGTTATGAACACATTTGGCGCCCTGACAAGTATGCTGATGGAGAATTATCCTGAGCTGGATAGAAAGATTGATTTCAGAGTTGAGTATTATTTCAACGTGGATGTTAATAATATTTTTGATGACTATTCCAACCAGTACTATTCCATTGCCTTGAAACTGGATGGGTTTGATGTCATGGAAAACACCTTTTTAAAATACCTGGAACTGCATGCGGGATATTACTCCAGAGGGTATGACACAGAAGAAGTCAGTAAAAACAGAGCATTCTATGGCGGCATCACAATCAATCTTTCCAGGTTTTTCTACCAGAACGATTTCAAGAAAACAGGCAAGGTTCTGGAATATCTGCAACTACCGTACACTGTACTGAAAGCTTCACATGAACTCGACTGA
- a CDS encoding DUF3786 domain-containing protein → MKLSPVFAETCHHYIEMIGQIDFLQKADALGVEKKGNALLVPLYDTNYLVSAEGLESENGGEITPAVQVMVCKYVLTYSPDSPPVEDRFVTYREFKDSGPLISYFTSNTNKTLESTFSGKLQLLQKKAEAIGGEVLTSKTYDLSLRFFAFPRIPVIINFNDRDDLFPAQSSILYRSTAVRYLDMECLAMTGTLLTGKLI, encoded by the coding sequence ATGAAACTGTCACCTGTCTTTGCAGAGACGTGTCATCATTATATTGAGATGATAGGTCAAATCGATTTTCTGCAGAAAGCTGATGCCCTGGGGGTCGAAAAAAAAGGAAATGCCCTTCTGGTTCCACTCTATGATACCAATTATCTGGTTTCGGCTGAAGGATTGGAGTCTGAAAATGGTGGGGAAATAACTCCGGCAGTCCAGGTTATGGTTTGCAAATATGTCCTCACTTACTCGCCTGACAGTCCTCCTGTGGAAGATCGATTTGTAACTTACAGGGAGTTTAAGGATTCCGGCCCCCTGATTTCATATTTTACTTCCAATACCAATAAGACTCTTGAATCAACTTTTTCAGGAAAATTGCAGCTGCTGCAAAAAAAAGCAGAAGCAATTGGAGGGGAAGTCCTGACTTCAAAGACGTACGATCTCTCTTTAAGATTTTTTGCTTTTCCCAGAATACCGGTTATTATAAACTTTAATGACAGGGATGATCTTTTCCCTGCCCAGAGTTCTATTCTTTACCGGTCAACAGCTGTCCGTTACCTTGACATGGAATGTCTGGCAATGACGGGGACGCTGCTGACAGGTAAGTTGATTTAG
- a CDS encoding radical SAM protein — protein sequence MDSIYTLNNCRITCNKPGSPVYTKISFPVHCGLFTELETEEFIFHFNLNGEIIRARLKSRDWVHPHEWLKRTDGNDWVYYSTGGYTGVFEATGEYYLPNLQYPTNNLLGGRPFARKEVKYLVNHWHEMLVKTYRNLDNCPEEIEMFFQQTISNSPEILAEKASHLFSIIGNRISVLPPDARHVDYNLIPLTISRGCLYKCRFCKVKNNTPFTEQSEKRIDTQLMRLKKFYGLNIKNYNALFLGEHDGLQTSPVLLRRSIQKAYEIFHFADSYINETCIFLFGSVTSLQNCSESDFQKLDILPGKKYINIGLESCDQETLERIGKPLKARQVKEAFHLIQDINEHFSSLEITANFIFDENLPENHYISMLELIRDSQKHVKPKGSIYLSPLKFDSPARKHLFAFNRLKTLSRLPTYLYIIQRL from the coding sequence ATGGATTCAATTTATACCCTGAACAACTGCCGGATAACCTGCAACAAACCCGGATCACCTGTTTATACAAAGATAAGTTTTCCCGTCCATTGCGGCTTGTTTACGGAACTGGAAACAGAAGAATTCATTTTCCATTTTAACCTCAATGGAGAAATCATCCGTGCCCGCCTGAAAAGCAGAGACTGGGTACATCCCCATGAGTGGTTGAAAAGAACGGACGGCAACGACTGGGTCTACTATTCAACCGGCGGATATACAGGAGTGTTTGAGGCAACGGGAGAATATTATCTCCCCAACCTGCAGTATCCCACCAACAACCTTCTCGGGGGCAGACCTTTTGCCAGAAAAGAGGTAAAATACCTTGTGAATCACTGGCATGAGATGCTTGTAAAAACGTATAGAAATCTTGACAATTGTCCTGAAGAAATTGAGATGTTTTTTCAACAGACCATCTCCAACAGTCCAGAAATACTAGCAGAAAAAGCATCGCATCTTTTTTCTATCATCGGAAACAGAATCAGTGTTCTACCACCCGATGCAAGACATGTTGACTACAACTTGATTCCTCTCACCATCTCCAGAGGGTGCCTCTACAAATGCCGTTTTTGTAAGGTGAAAAACAACACCCCTTTCACAGAACAATCAGAGAAGCGTATAGATACTCAACTGATGCGGTTGAAGAAATTTTATGGCCTGAATATTAAAAATTACAATGCTCTTTTTCTAGGGGAGCATGATGGTCTGCAGACCAGTCCGGTATTACTCCGCAGGTCAATTCAAAAAGCATATGAAATATTTCATTTTGCCGACTCATACATAAATGAAACCTGCATTTTTCTCTTTGGGTCGGTGACATCTCTGCAAAACTGTTCAGAATCCGATTTCCAGAAACTTGACATACTTCCAGGAAAAAAATATATCAACATCGGATTGGAATCCTGCGACCAGGAAACACTTGAGCGTATCGGCAAACCTCTCAAGGCCAGACAGGTTAAGGAGGCTTTCCACCTGATCCAGGACATCAACGAACACTTTTCCAGCCTGGAAATCACCGCCAATTTCATTTTTGATGAAAATCTACCGGAAAACCACTATATAAGTATGCTGGAACTTATCCGTGACAGCCAGAAACATGTCAAACCAAAAGGATCAATTTATCTCTCCCCTCTGAAATTTGACAGCCCGGCCAGAAAACATCTTTTTGCCTTCAACAGGCTGAAAACACTGAGTAGACTACCTACCTATCTCTATATTATCCAGCGACTGTAA
- a CDS encoding anaerobic ribonucleoside-triphosphate reductase has protein sequence MTDQHCPGFESNKTLSEVTLKCPECDKKWEIFSDEAEKAAKCPSCGASVDPKTAAV, from the coding sequence ATGACGGATCAACATTGTCCTGGATTTGAAAGTAATAAAACTTTGAGTGAAGTTACTCTGAAATGTCCGGAATGTGATAAGAAGTGGGAAATTTTTTCCGATGAAGCAGAAAAAGCTGCTAAATGCCCTTCATGTGGTGCTTCAGTTGATCCCAAAACGGCAGCTGTATAA
- the rbr gene encoding rubrerythrin, which yields MVSFRESRTAHNLLLSYSAEAQARTRYNFFAIRAREEQHAQIAKIFDETAAQEFEHALRFFKFFNGGEMEISGIFPAGVISDTGSNLLSSAELELYVHDKMYGVFAVVAEEEGFKRAADTFHAINVAEKHHEIMFRELADNLAANSAYIRPESVMWKCLNCGYLHEGEQPPDKCPACVKPAGFFEIFIKNW from the coding sequence ATGGTCAGCTTCCGGGAAAGCAGGACCGCCCATAACCTGCTGCTCTCATATTCAGCAGAAGCTCAGGCACGCACCAGATACAATTTTTTTGCAATCCGTGCAAGGGAAGAACAGCACGCTCAGATTGCTAAAATTTTTGATGAGACTGCCGCGCAGGAATTTGAACACGCTTTGCGCTTTTTCAAATTTTTCAACGGTGGGGAGATGGAAATCAGTGGCATTTTTCCAGCCGGAGTCATCAGTGACACAGGGAGCAACCTTCTCTCTTCGGCCGAGCTTGAACTCTATGTTCACGATAAAATGTATGGCGTCTTTGCTGTTGTGGCCGAGGAAGAAGGTTTCAAAAGAGCTGCAGACACCTTTCATGCCATCAATGTGGCTGAAAAACACCATGAGATCATGTTCAGAGAACTTGCAGACAACCTTGCCGCAAACAGTGCTTATATCCGTCCGGAATCAGTAATGTGGAAATGTTTGAACTGCGGCTATCTTCATGAGGGCGAACAGCCACCGGATAAATGTCCCGCCTGTGTCAAGCCTGCCGGTTTTTTTGAGATTTTTATAAAAAACTGGTGA
- a CDS encoding NADH-quinone oxidoreductase subunit NuoE family protein, with protein MTETLEAIYEKCVANEDNIITVLQEIQNEFGYVQEEVVNWFAERSNIPASQYYGVITFYSQFHQNPRGKNIVTVCCGTVCHVKGAPRIIAKARDDLKLKDGQDTTKDMQFTMERVNCVGACSIAPVVLVNDKVFGKVTPSKIVKSLKQYKE; from the coding sequence ATGACGGAGACACTTGAAGCGATATACGAAAAGTGTGTCGCCAACGAGGACAATATTATCACTGTTCTGCAGGAAATACAGAACGAGTTCGGCTATGTTCAGGAGGAGGTGGTCAACTGGTTTGCCGAGCGATCCAATATTCCTGCCTCGCAGTATTACGGAGTAATCACCTTTTATTCCCAGTTTCATCAGAATCCCAGGGGGAAAAATATTGTCACTGTTTGTTGTGGGACAGTGTGTCATGTAAAAGGAGCACCACGGATAATAGCCAAGGCACGGGATGATCTCAAATTGAAAGACGGTCAGGATACAACAAAGGATATGCAGTTTACCATGGAAAGGGTAAATTGTGTGGGAGCCTGCAGTATTGCCCCGGTAGTCCTGGTGAATGACAAGGTGTTTGGTAAGGTTACTCCAAGCAAAATCGTGAAAAGCCTCAAACAGTATAAGGAATAG
- the dfsP gene encoding DUF166 family (seleno)protein DfsP, translating into MESRQRLMIFQQNGSGEQKIAGLKKYGKDLFNIEIFEINEELPPVVDDTSGYLPEDLSCDLVLDFLTHQDLSYDLAALCAEKQIAIVSSGKKIPSKWVMTPPTUCGLPGQAALGKYGEKFGAPQFEVEVEDGKIAKVNVLRGAPCGATWEVAKRLIGHPVEDAARKIGLETQFYCSADPAGWDPVHGKSPVHFAGKIHDRELQKAIKKVFSLMEE; encoded by the coding sequence ATGGAATCACGACAACGATTGATGATCTTTCAACAGAATGGCAGTGGTGAACAGAAAATTGCCGGGTTGAAAAAATATGGAAAAGATTTGTTTAATATTGAGATCTTTGAAATAAATGAGGAACTTCCTCCTGTAGTAGATGATACTTCCGGTTATTTGCCTGAGGATCTTTCCTGCGACCTGGTTCTCGACTTTTTGACGCACCAGGATTTATCTTACGATCTTGCCGCATTGTGCGCTGAAAAACAAATTGCTATAGTTTCTTCAGGAAAGAAGATTCCCTCCAAATGGGTTATGACACCTCCGACCTGATGTGGTCTTCCAGGGCAGGCTGCTCTTGGTAAGTATGGAGAAAAATTTGGAGCTCCTCAATTTGAAGTCGAAGTGGAGGACGGGAAAATAGCAAAAGTCAATGTATTACGGGGTGCGCCATGTGGTGCCACATGGGAAGTGGCGAAACGACTGATTGGCCATCCAGTGGAAGATGCTGCTCGAAAAATAGGGCTTGAGACACAGTTCTACTGTTCTGCTGACCCGGCGGGATGGGACCCTGTTCATGGCAAGAGTCCGGTGCATTTTGCCGGGAAAATTCATGACAGGGAATTACAAAAAGCGATAAAAAAGGTATTTTCTCTTATGGAAGAATAG